One Tenebrio molitor chromosome 2, icTenMoli1.1, whole genome shotgun sequence genomic region harbors:
- the LOC138123265 gene encoding alpha-N-acetylgalactosaminidase-like yields MLWLLLCAVYIPLGQTLDNGLALTPPMGWMHWQRFRCLVDCDAYPDECINEKLFRSMADHLAADGYLEAGYEYLIIDDCWASKERDDQGRLQPNATRFPNGIKALADYVHSKGLKFGIYGDYGTKTCAGYPGSHGHLETDAKTFAEWEVDYLKLDGCYADIDELQQGYIEMGRYLNQTGRPIVYSCSWPAYQEPLGIKSNYTVLQETCNLWRNWDDIDDTWSNVTNILKWFSDNQDRIASFSGTSHWNDPDMLIIGNFGLSYEQSKAQMAIWAIMAAPLIMSVDLRTIEPKFRDILLNKEIISINQDPLGVQGRLVSTVKKIDIWTKPILPKDESGATSAAIGFLSNRVDGYPYRLNITLSDLNITAASQYTVKDIFENTTITISPSDEIIVRVKPTGVVLLIATPVSGK; encoded by the exons ATGTTGTGGCTACTTCTGTGTGCAGTATACATTCCATTGGGACAAACTTTAGACAATGGACTCGCTCTTACCCCCCCAATGGGGTGGATGCACTGGCAGAGATTCAGATGTTTGGTTGATTGCGACGCTTATCCCGACGAATGTATCAa CGAAAAGCTATTCCGATCGATGGCTGATCATTTAGCAGCCGATGGATATTTGGAAGCAGGATACGAATACCTTATAATCGACGACTGTTGGGCATCTAAAGAACGAGATGATCAAGGAAGACTACAGCCCAATGCTACTAGATTTCCTAATGGAATCAAAGCTCTTGCTGATTAC GTACACAGCAAAGgattaaaatttggaatatatGGTGACTATGGTACTAAAACTTGTGCTGGATATCCTGGTAGTCACGGCCATTTAGAAACCGACGCTAAAACTTTTGCAGAGTGGGAAGTAGATTATTTGAAATTAGACGGCTGTTATGCAGACATCGATGAATTGCAACAAG GTTATATTGAAATGGGTAGATATTTGAACCAAACTGGACGCCCAATAGTCTACTCATGCAGTTGGCCAGCTTACCAAGAACCATTAGGAATCAAA TCCAACTACACTGTGCTACAAGAAACTTGTAATTTGTGGCGGAACTGGGACGACATAGACGATACTTGGTCCAacgtgacaaatattttgaagtgGTTTAGTGACAATCAAGATCGTATCGCTTCTTTTTCGGGAACTAGTCACTGGAACGACCCCGATATG ttaattaTTGGTAATTTTGGACTGAGCTACGAACAAAGCAAAGCGCAAATGGCAATCTGGGCCATCATGGCAGCGCCCTTAATTATGTCTGTTGATTTGAGAACCATCGAACCGAAATTTAGAgatattttgttaaataagGAGATTATAAGCATTAATCAAGATCCTCTAGGTGTGCAAGGACGATTAGTGTCAACC gttaaaaaaatcgatatttggacaaaaccaaTTCTACCAAAGGACGAAAGTGGTGCTACGTCTGCTGCTATAGGTTTTCTGAGCAACAGAGTAGACGGTTATCCCTACAGGCTGAATATTACTTTGTCGGATTTGAATATTACTGCAGCGTCACAATACACTGTGAAG gatattttcgaaaatacgACAATCACTATTTCACCAAGCGACGAGATAATTGTCCGGGTGAAACCCACAG